The following proteins come from a genomic window of Corynebacterium hansenii:
- a CDS encoding GDSL-type esterase/lipase family protein: MRRRTVSTALAGFATALAMTALAAPAHAEPAAPAGGNVVTFGDSVVANPPELSNLGGVRLLSANRHTCNRGEHRLATELASITGRDIDDYSCPGATASDSDFRKHFGEQVDRAIAAGDLNADTTHVTLLFGFNDSYKHVPPLSSGAFGRDVGQRVEDIRAHAPNARIMVMSYPTLSDENGDACFIHANALAPFGEAGELRTPMPPLVTAENALHKAQRETAAEHGAEFVDLRAATAGHGLCAPDEQRYVSGYIDDQQEYYTASHLTHLGVREVAKIIAGRL; encoded by the coding sequence ATGCGCAGGAGAACCGTCTCCACCGCTCTCGCAGGTTTCGCAACGGCTCTCGCCATGACCGCGCTCGCCGCACCGGCGCACGCGGAGCCGGCGGCCCCGGCCGGGGGCAACGTCGTCACCTTCGGCGATTCGGTCGTCGCGAATCCGCCGGAACTCTCCAACCTCGGCGGCGTCCGCCTCCTGAGCGCCAACAGGCACACCTGCAACCGCGGCGAGCATCGCTTGGCGACGGAACTCGCCTCGATCACCGGCCGCGACATCGACGATTACTCGTGCCCCGGCGCCACGGCGAGCGACTCCGATTTCCGGAAGCACTTCGGCGAGCAGGTCGACCGGGCGATCGCGGCCGGCGACCTCAATGCCGACACCACGCACGTCACGCTGCTGTTCGGGTTCAACGATTCCTACAAGCACGTGCCGCCGCTGTCGTCGGGCGCGTTCGGCCGCGACGTGGGCCAGCGGGTCGAGGACATCCGCGCGCACGCCCCCAACGCGCGGATCATGGTCATGTCGTACCCGACGCTCTCGGACGAAAACGGCGACGCCTGCTTCATCCACGCCAACGCGCTGGCGCCCTTCGGCGAGGCCGGTGAACTGCGGACGCCGATGCCGCCGCTGGTGACGGCGGAGAACGCCCTGCACAAGGCCCAGCGGGAGACCGCGGCGGAGCACGGCGCCGAGTTCGTCGATCTCCGCGCCGCGACCGCCGGCCACGGCCTGTGCGCGCCGGACGAGCAGCGGTACGTGTCGGGCTACATCGACGACCAGCAGGAGTACTACACGGCGTCCCACCTGACGCATCTGGGCGTCCGCGAAGTCGCGAAGATCATCGCCGGCCGTCTCTGA
- a CDS encoding PPA1309 family protein, giving the protein MPDDRTLSPQALNRAVREAVDFVHAEGWDAPPTLFALVPTELVADALDPDLLDESPLTVVVQEDLPEGIDGGSPELSDFIARTSWPEGVVGAVLAQEILIVAPEDADSVEGLSLEEIRASAGSGAARQARLFTGVLDDGPSLTLIQPRPTDAELAERGPFAEDDVELRSGEGLADGVVAALRSTFQGS; this is encoded by the coding sequence ATGCCCGACGATCGCACCCTGTCCCCGCAGGCCCTCAACCGCGCCGTGCGCGAGGCCGTCGATTTCGTCCACGCCGAAGGGTGGGACGCGCCGCCGACGCTGTTCGCGCTGGTGCCCACCGAACTCGTCGCCGACGCGCTCGACCCGGACCTGCTCGACGAGTCGCCGCTGACGGTCGTCGTGCAGGAGGACCTGCCGGAGGGCATCGACGGCGGTTCGCCCGAACTGTCCGACTTCATCGCGCGCACGTCGTGGCCGGAGGGCGTCGTCGGGGCGGTGCTGGCGCAGGAGATCCTCATCGTCGCGCCGGAGGACGCCGACTCCGTCGAGGGGCTCAGCCTCGAGGAGATCCGCGCGTCGGCGGGATCCGGCGCCGCGCGGCAGGCCCGGCTGTTCACGGGCGTGCTCGACGACGGCCCGTCCCTCACCCTGATCCAGCCCCGACCCACCGACGCCGAGCTCGCGGAGAGGGGCCCGTTCGCCGAAGACGACGTCGAACTGCGCTCCGGAGAAGGGCTCGCCGACGGCGTGGTAGCAGCTCTGCGATCCACCTTCCAGGGGAGTTGA
- a CDS encoding serine hydrolase domain-containing protein: MTAPKFISSLRGNMAAPIAALGVAVLSLAASVAVPPRPQLPDDAHGDQAIAETVRPHLDGVRREVAALVVDRDGAREALFGTTATTPYYIGSVTKLFTIELYNESVRRGEVAPDTTLGSLLPMEDSPAAMVTLDELAHHEGGFGEWGADDDFRPGVRDRLSARLLHTEPREHTTIDELYDRARRDPLTGRGNYHYSNIGIALLGHALAEAAETTYPELLKERLLEPLNMRYTGFPGPDNLNPPRGLEADGAHAPVWDLGAYAPAGGAVSTLMDLGLFARYVASSPDPDVGAPGSRAVHRGFRVTGLDGRRVLTKVGTVAGFQAVVLVDPEAGRTVVMLSDSWNAILDAAQALMSDENARQP; the protein is encoded by the coding sequence GTGACCGCACCGAAGTTCATCTCCTCCCTGCGCGGCAACATGGCCGCGCCGATCGCCGCGCTGGGCGTCGCCGTACTGTCGCTGGCCGCGTCGGTGGCCGTCCCGCCCCGGCCCCAGCTTCCCGACGACGCCCACGGCGACCAGGCCATCGCCGAAACGGTGCGCCCCCACCTCGACGGGGTGCGCCGCGAAGTCGCCGCTCTGGTCGTCGACCGCGACGGGGCCCGCGAGGCCCTGTTCGGCACCACGGCGACGACGCCGTACTACATCGGATCGGTGACCAAGCTGTTCACCATCGAGCTGTACAACGAGTCGGTGCGCCGCGGCGAAGTCGCCCCGGACACCACGCTCGGGTCGCTGCTGCCGATGGAGGATTCCCCCGCCGCGATGGTCACGCTCGACGAACTCGCCCACCACGAGGGCGGCTTCGGCGAATGGGGAGCCGACGACGACTTCCGGCCCGGCGTCCGCGACCGGCTCAGCGCGCGGTTGCTGCACACCGAGCCCCGCGAGCACACGACCATCGACGAACTGTACGACCGCGCCCGCCGCGACCCCCTGACCGGGCGCGGCAACTACCATTACTCGAACATCGGCATCGCCCTGCTCGGCCACGCCCTGGCCGAGGCGGCGGAAACGACGTACCCGGAGCTGCTGAAGGAACGGCTGCTGGAGCCGCTGAACATGCGGTACACCGGGTTCCCGGGCCCCGACAACCTGAACCCGCCGCGCGGGTTGGAGGCGGACGGCGCCCATGCGCCCGTGTGGGATCTCGGCGCCTACGCCCCCGCCGGCGGTGCGGTGTCGACGCTGATGGACCTGGGGCTGTTCGCCCGATACGTCGCGTCGTCGCCGGATCCGGATGTCGGGGCGCCGGGTTCCCGTGCGGTCCACCGCGGCTTCCGCGTCACCGGGCTCGACGGCCGCCGGGTGCTGACGAAGGTCGGCACCGTCGCCGGTTTCCAGGCCGTCGTGCTGGTCGACCCGGAAGCCGGGCGCACCGTGGTGATGCTGTCCGATTCGTGGAACGCCATCCTCGACGCCGCCCAGGCGCTGATGTCCGACGAGAATGCGAGGCAACCGTGA
- a CDS encoding NUDIX hydrolase: MTDAHADPATAGTPAVEMWTMYDADRIPTGATMRRGDDFRPGELHLVVHMCIFDAAGRMLIQRRADDKVGWPGLWDVTVGGSVCAGETSARGAEREVFEELGLRLDLTGRRPNFTFNFRHGFDDFYLLRAGDADGADAGRADEAANEGAPTDESDAVPTDVPTVDLAELAIPNDEVADARWATREEIHALHAAGEFIPYRPTAIDFIFDMLGRADILDLADEGGRPGTEAADFG; this comes from the coding sequence ATGACCGACGCGCACGCAGACCCGGCCACCGCCGGCACCCCGGCGGTGGAGATGTGGACGATGTACGACGCCGATCGGATCCCGACCGGCGCGACCATGCGGCGCGGCGATGACTTCCGGCCCGGCGAATTGCATCTGGTGGTGCACATGTGCATCTTCGATGCGGCCGGGCGGATGCTGATCCAGCGGCGCGCCGACGACAAGGTCGGCTGGCCCGGGCTGTGGGACGTCACCGTCGGCGGCAGCGTCTGCGCCGGCGAAACCAGCGCCCGCGGTGCCGAGCGCGAAGTGTTCGAGGAGCTGGGCCTGCGCCTCGACCTGACCGGACGGCGCCCGAACTTCACCTTCAACTTCCGGCACGGGTTCGACGACTTCTACCTGCTGCGCGCCGGAGACGCGGACGGCGCCGATGCGGGCCGCGCCGATGAGGCCGCAAATGAAGGCGCGCCCACCGACGAGTCCGATGCCGTGCCGACTGACGTGCCAACGGTCGACCTGGCGGAGCTCGCCATCCCCAACGACGAAGTCGCCGACGCCCGCTGGGCCACCCGCGAGGAGATCCACGCGCTGCACGCCGCGGGCGAGTTCATCCCCTACCGGCCGACGGCGATCGACTTCATCTTCGACATGCTCGGCCGCGCCGACATCCTCGACCTCGCCGACGAGGGCGGGCGACCCGGCACGGAAGCCGCCGACTTCGGGTAG
- a CDS encoding glycosyltransferase family 2 protein, which produces MNAPLPGAVSVIVPSMNETDNLGHLLPRIPAEYEVVVVEGCDLDYTREFVRALRPDATVISQTRRGKGNALLCGCEASSGEYLIMLDADGSADPAEIPAFVDALRGGADIAKGSRYLRDGGSDDLTVLRSGGNLGFTVLTNLLFRTRFTDLCYGYNAFTRDMVPRFELPVTGDRGGAKWGDGFEIETLFACRAALSGATIVEVPSYEYDRVHGTSNLNAWRDGKRVLRTIVHEWLTHHGRRLRRIAENHPPEPEMPKTPPPPPGRPAAATDGSVAPGGSVAAGGSVAAVPTGDAR; this is translated from the coding sequence ATGAACGCCCCGCTGCCCGGCGCGGTCAGCGTCATCGTCCCGTCGATGAACGAGACCGACAACCTCGGCCACCTGCTGCCGCGCATCCCCGCCGAGTACGAGGTCGTCGTCGTGGAGGGTTGCGACCTCGACTACACCCGCGAGTTCGTCCGCGCCCTCCGCCCCGACGCGACGGTCATTTCGCAGACCCGCCGCGGCAAGGGCAACGCGCTGCTGTGCGGGTGCGAGGCCTCGTCCGGCGAGTACCTGATCATGCTCGACGCCGACGGTTCGGCCGATCCGGCGGAGATCCCGGCGTTCGTCGATGCGCTGCGCGGGGGCGCGGACATCGCGAAGGGGTCGCGCTACCTGCGCGACGGCGGTTCGGACGACCTCACCGTGCTGCGCTCGGGCGGCAACCTCGGGTTCACGGTGCTGACGAACCTGCTGTTCCGCACCCGTTTCACCGACCTCTGCTACGGCTACAACGCCTTCACCCGCGACATGGTGCCCCGGTTCGAGCTGCCGGTGACCGGCGACCGCGGCGGCGCGAAGTGGGGCGACGGCTTCGAGATCGAGACGCTCTTCGCCTGCCGAGCCGCACTGTCCGGCGCGACGATCGTCGAGGTGCCCAGCTACGAGTACGACCGCGTCCACGGCACGTCGAACCTCAACGCGTGGCGCGACGGCAAGCGCGTGCTGCGCACGATCGTGCACGAGTGGCTGACGCATCATGGCCGCCGCCTGCGCCGCATCGCAGAGAATCATCCGCCGGAGCCGGAGATGCCCAAGACCCCGCCGCCGCCCCCGGGCCGGCCGGCCGCCGCCACCGACGGTTCGGTTGCCCCGGGTGGTTCGGTCGCGGCGGGTGGTTCGGTCGCCGCGGTCCCGACCGGGGACGCGAGGTGA
- a CDS encoding FcoT family thioesterase, whose product MTATTAHDPDRAAAPAGATVRTDDDALFHRCMDPYRAKGCIYLTSSEVEVRADRPVEGVSEEAGPAGIVGRGTFRIGESCYIDDTGHFNAAEFVISYNQLMYMSLCEAVASGENPIFAGWTIDDYWERQLPDVLIQQLDTRYSRPVNARDYRAEFRVTGIDGSRLDRGILKLRTEVEFTDDDGGRARGKVLLALTNAPAAGIESIRAIASLPDHPVPTPLNGGTPNRPAAIGGAR is encoded by the coding sequence ATGACCGCCACCACTGCGCACGATCCCGATCGCGCGGCCGCCCCGGCCGGCGCGACCGTCCGCACCGACGACGACGCCCTGTTCCACCGCTGCATGGACCCGTACCGGGCCAAAGGCTGCATCTACCTGACGTCCAGCGAGGTGGAGGTGCGCGCCGATCGTCCGGTCGAGGGGGTGTCGGAGGAGGCCGGCCCGGCGGGCATCGTCGGCCGCGGCACGTTCCGCATCGGCGAGTCCTGCTACATCGACGACACCGGGCACTTCAACGCCGCGGAGTTCGTCATCTCGTACAACCAGCTGATGTACATGTCGCTGTGCGAGGCCGTGGCCTCCGGCGAGAACCCGATCTTCGCGGGCTGGACCATCGACGATTACTGGGAGCGCCAGCTGCCCGACGTCCTCATCCAGCAGCTGGACACCCGTTACTCGCGCCCGGTCAACGCGCGCGACTACCGCGCCGAGTTCCGCGTGACGGGAATCGACGGCTCGCGGCTGGACCGGGGGATCCTGAAGCTGCGCACCGAAGTCGAGTTCACCGACGACGACGGCGGCCGCGCCCGCGGCAAGGTCCTCCTGGCCCTGACCAACGCCCCGGCCGCCGGCATCGAGTCCATCCGCGCCATCGCTTCCCTGCCGGACCACCCGGTGCCGACGCCCCTCAACGGCGGCACGCCCAACCGCCCGGCGGCTATCGGCGGTGCCCGATGA
- a CDS encoding UPF0182 family protein yields MPRPGWLATTVMILAILALLVPVIVNVYVDFQWFGEVGFRGVFAKTWVTRVILFFVIGALVGGVVFLSMWLAWRHRPDDPGPMDPQSPQAVYRRMVESAHRPVLLGVPLVFGLFAGLVGQAGWRTVQLFLNGGEFGKADPQFQKDLGFYAFDLPFWRFLVDTAILAVIVAFLLSLVTHYMLGGIRAGNPTTGEKTRVSGAARAQLASWAGVFMLLKAVAYWLDRYDMLGNRQQTFTGGSYTDINALLPAKIVLLVISIVVAAAFFASIFLRNLAIPAMATVLMLVSAGIIGVAWPLVVEQFSVSPNRAAKEREYIARNIESTRYHYGLTDDKVSVERNWGVPGEKEEDAASQEEGAESIAQDTNTLANIRILDPEVLSPTFTQQRQLKNFYGFPESLSIDRYQVDGEMRDFVVAARELNPRTLQGNQQDWINRHTVYTHGNGFVAAPANRVDEVATEAGSARGGYPLYTVADLFESEDPNGMNLNLEQPRIYYGPVIANSDADYAIVGGTGDGTDIEYDADGRNFTYDGKGGVDIGNLFERLVFATRYQEVNILLSDRVGPESKILYERDPRERVQKVAPWLTTDTRTYPAVIDGRIKWIVDGYTTLASMPYSQRTSLQEATQDSLNPDGTSRPLPNSEVSYIRNSVKATVDAYDGTVELFEFDENDPVLKAWRGVFPGVVKPKSEISDSLQQHLRYPEDLFKVQRELMARYHVSDPGIFFTNDAFWSVPSDPTAPEDKGLSQPPYYVVAADPKTGRSSFQLISAFRGLEREFLSAHMAVSSDPETYGRITIRALPTNTQTMGPKQAQDTMMSANEVAQDRTLLEGTNVVTNGNLLTLPVGDGEILYVEPVYTQRQGQETAFPKLLRILVSYRGEVGYAPTLSEALRQVGIDSSAVARKRGEENAMPGETGGDAAKPGAGAGAPKPEEEKKVDVAARDEAAGRISEILKRLKAAQEKGDFAAQGQALADLDKAVADYQKANGQ; encoded by the coding sequence ATGCCGAGACCGGGGTGGCTCGCCACCACGGTGATGATCCTCGCGATCCTTGCTTTGCTCGTTCCCGTCATCGTCAACGTCTACGTCGATTTCCAGTGGTTCGGGGAGGTGGGCTTCCGCGGCGTCTTCGCCAAAACGTGGGTGACCAGGGTCATTCTGTTCTTCGTCATCGGCGCGCTCGTCGGCGGCGTCGTCTTCCTGTCGATGTGGCTGGCGTGGCGCCACCGCCCCGACGATCCCGGCCCGATGGACCCGCAGAGCCCCCAGGCCGTCTACCGCCGCATGGTCGAATCGGCCCACCGCCCGGTCCTGCTCGGCGTGCCGCTGGTGTTCGGCCTGTTCGCCGGCCTGGTCGGGCAGGCCGGCTGGCGCACCGTGCAGCTGTTCCTCAACGGCGGGGAGTTCGGCAAGGCCGACCCGCAGTTCCAGAAGGACCTCGGGTTCTACGCCTTCGATCTGCCGTTCTGGCGGTTCCTGGTGGACACCGCCATCCTCGCGGTGATCGTGGCGTTCCTGCTGTCGCTGGTCACGCACTACATGCTCGGCGGCATCCGCGCCGGCAACCCGACCACCGGCGAGAAGACCCGCGTCTCCGGTGCGGCCCGCGCCCAGCTGGCGTCGTGGGCCGGCGTGTTCATGCTGCTCAAGGCCGTCGCCTACTGGCTCGACCGCTACGACATGCTGGGCAACCGCCAGCAGACGTTCACCGGCGGCTCCTACACCGACATCAATGCGCTCCTGCCGGCGAAGATCGTGCTGCTGGTCATCTCGATCGTCGTCGCCGCTGCGTTCTTCGCGTCGATCTTCCTGCGCAACCTGGCCATCCCCGCGATGGCGACGGTGCTCATGCTCGTCTCGGCGGGCATCATCGGCGTGGCGTGGCCGCTGGTCGTCGAGCAGTTCTCGGTGTCGCCGAACCGCGCCGCCAAGGAGCGGGAGTACATCGCCCGCAACATCGAGTCGACGCGCTACCACTACGGCCTGACCGACGACAAGGTCAGCGTCGAGCGCAACTGGGGCGTGCCGGGCGAGAAGGAGGAGGACGCCGCCTCGCAGGAGGAGGGCGCCGAGTCCATCGCCCAGGACACCAACACCCTGGCGAACATCCGCATCCTCGACCCCGAGGTGCTGTCGCCGACATTCACCCAGCAGCGCCAGCTGAAGAACTTCTACGGCTTCCCCGAGTCGCTGTCCATCGACCGCTATCAGGTCGACGGCGAGATGCGGGACTTCGTCGTCGCCGCCCGCGAGCTGAACCCGCGGACCCTGCAGGGCAACCAGCAGGACTGGATCAACCGCCACACCGTGTACACGCACGGCAACGGTTTCGTCGCGGCCCCGGCCAACCGGGTCGACGAGGTCGCCACCGAGGCGGGCTCCGCCCGCGGCGGCTACCCGCTGTACACCGTGGCCGACCTGTTCGAGTCCGAGGACCCCAACGGGATGAACCTCAACCTCGAGCAGCCCCGCATCTACTACGGCCCGGTGATCGCCAACTCCGACGCCGACTACGCCATCGTCGGCGGTACCGGCGACGGCACGGACATCGAGTACGACGCCGACGGCCGGAACTTCACGTACGACGGCAAGGGCGGCGTCGACATCGGCAACCTCTTCGAGCGCCTGGTGTTCGCGACGCGCTACCAGGAAGTCAACATCCTGCTGTCGGACCGCGTCGGCCCCGAGTCGAAGATCCTCTACGAGCGCGACCCGCGCGAGCGCGTGCAGAAGGTCGCCCCGTGGCTGACCACCGACACCCGCACGTACCCTGCGGTCATCGACGGCCGGATCAAGTGGATCGTCGACGGCTACACCACGCTGGCGTCGATGCCGTACTCGCAGCGCACCAGCCTGCAGGAGGCGACGCAGGATTCGCTGAACCCGGACGGCACGTCGCGGCCGCTGCCCAACAGCGAGGTCAGCTACATCCGCAACTCGGTGAAGGCCACCGTCGACGCGTACGACGGCACTGTGGAGCTCTTCGAATTCGACGAGAACGATCCCGTGCTCAAGGCGTGGCGCGGCGTGTTCCCGGGCGTCGTCAAGCCGAAGTCGGAGATCTCGGACTCGCTGCAGCAGCACCTGCGCTACCCCGAGGACCTGTTCAAGGTCCAGCGTGAGCTGATGGCGCGCTACCACGTGTCCGACCCGGGCATCTTCTTCACCAACGACGCCTTCTGGTCGGTGCCCAGCGACCCGACCGCGCCGGAGGACAAGGGCCTGTCGCAGCCGCCGTACTACGTGGTGGCGGCCGACCCGAAGACGGGCCGCTCAAGCTTCCAGTTGATTTCCGCCTTCCGCGGCCTGGAGCGCGAGTTCCTGTCGGCGCACATGGCGGTGTCGTCGGATCCGGAGACCTATGGGCGCATCACCATCCGAGCCCTGCCGACGAACACCCAGACGATGGGCCCGAAGCAGGCGCAGGACACGATGATGTCGGCCAACGAGGTCGCCCAGGACCGCACGCTGCTGGAGGGCACCAACGTGGTGACCAACGGCAACCTGCTGACGCTGCCCGTGGGCGACGGCGAGATCCTGTACGTCGAGCCGGTGTACACGCAGCGCCAGGGGCAGGAGACGGCGTTCCCGAAGCTGCTGCGCATCCTCGTGTCCTACCGCGGCGAGGTCGGCTACGCGCCCACGTTGTCGGAGGCGCTGCGCCAGGTGGGCATCGATTCCAGCGCCGTCGCCCGCAAGCGCGGCGAGGAAAACGCCATGCCCGGCGAGACCGGCGGCGATGCCGCCAAGCCCGGGGCCGGTGCCGGTGCGCCGAAGCCGGAGGAGGAGAAGAAGGTCGACGTCGCCGCGCGCGACGAAGCCGCCGGCCGCATCTCCGAGATTCTCAAGCGCCTGAAGGCGGCCCAGGAGAAGGGCGACTTCGCCGCCCAGGGCCAGGCGCTGGCGGATCTGGACAAGGCCGTCGCCGACTACCAGAAGGCGAACGGGCAGTAG
- a CDS encoding GDSL-type esterase/lipase family protein — translation MTSTTTRRILATAAAVITAGGALLAGHAATANPGGGYVAFGDSFVANPGATDQANGTGSIGANGCPVSTTNVGHNVAQRLNLELRDYSCNGTVAYVPTTPKQLSGYVEQAIQNGDVNHGTKLITVAVGANDAMQAFWAPNEAQNDMYHKAVTGAINRLKEHAPNAQVIVIGMPEISSRDGEHYMCPANVFGNAPRVPAAPVRTFEDNLQARQIAVAEATGSTFVNMKDVSNVDAAMCAPDGQRHVSAFLDSDTANYNMPNHLTHEGSRVVAGEVANAYRG, via the coding sequence ATGACGTCGACCACGACCCGCCGCATCCTGGCCACCGCCGCAGCAGTGATCACCGCAGGAGGCGCCCTCCTCGCCGGACACGCCGCGACGGCCAACCCCGGCGGCGGTTACGTGGCCTTCGGCGACTCCTTCGTGGCCAACCCCGGCGCGACCGACCAGGCCAACGGCACCGGCAGCATCGGCGCCAACGGCTGCCCCGTGTCCACCACCAACGTCGGCCACAACGTCGCCCAGCGCCTCAACCTGGAGCTGCGCGACTACTCCTGCAACGGCACCGTCGCGTACGTCCCCACCACCCCGAAGCAGCTGTCCGGCTACGTCGAGCAGGCCATCCAGAACGGCGACGTCAACCACGGCACCAAGCTGATCACCGTCGCCGTCGGCGCCAACGACGCCATGCAGGCGTTCTGGGCCCCCAACGAAGCGCAGAACGACATGTACCACAAGGCCGTGACCGGGGCGATCAACCGCCTGAAGGAGCACGCGCCGAACGCGCAGGTCATCGTCATCGGCATGCCGGAGATCTCGTCGCGCGACGGCGAGCACTACATGTGCCCCGCCAACGTGTTCGGCAACGCCCCGCGCGTCCCGGCGGCCCCGGTGCGCACCTTCGAGGACAACCTGCAGGCCCGCCAGATCGCCGTCGCCGAGGCCACCGGGTCGACGTTCGTGAACATGAAGGACGTCTCCAACGTCGACGCCGCCATGTGCGCCCCCGACGGCCAGCGCCACGTTTCCGCGTTCCTGGATTCGGACACCGCGAACTACAACATGCCCAACCACCTCACCCACGAGGGTTCCCGCGTCGTCGCCGGCGAGGTGGCCAACGCCTACCGCGGCTAG
- the scoE gene encoding (3R)-3-[(carboxymethyl)amino]fatty acid oxygenase/decarboxylase, which yields MPITITAPTEDQLGAIVTGFDVSAATDEEFAAMKKAVYDHRLIVIKDQQDISPSGFVELGRKLGTVVPYYEPMYHHPEEPDIFVSSNVPVDGKRVGVPKTGKFWHADYQFKPEPFAFTIFAPKILPEGNRGTFFIDMARALEKLPAELADAARGTHATHSVRRFFKIRPTDVFRPLGEVVREAEETSPPTTHPTVITHPVTGEEILYISEGFTDSIADADDENLLHDLLEAVGMLDETFTHPNILKHPYVPGEIVIWDNRALCHRALHVTHDGPAASHRLTVLDEHPLSVTD from the coding sequence ATGCCCATCACCATCACGGCGCCGACCGAGGACCAGCTCGGCGCAATCGTCACCGGCTTCGACGTCTCCGCGGCGACCGACGAGGAGTTCGCGGCGATGAAGAAGGCGGTGTACGACCACCGGCTGATCGTCATCAAGGACCAGCAGGACATCTCCCCGTCCGGCTTCGTCGAGCTGGGCCGCAAGCTCGGCACCGTCGTGCCCTACTACGAGCCGATGTACCACCACCCCGAGGAGCCGGACATCTTCGTCTCCTCCAACGTGCCCGTCGACGGCAAGCGCGTCGGCGTGCCGAAGACCGGCAAGTTCTGGCACGCCGACTACCAGTTCAAGCCCGAGCCCTTCGCCTTCACCATCTTCGCCCCGAAGATCCTGCCCGAGGGCAACCGCGGCACCTTCTTCATCGACATGGCCCGCGCCCTGGAAAAGCTGCCCGCCGAGCTGGCCGACGCCGCCCGCGGCACGCACGCCACCCACTCCGTGCGCCGGTTCTTCAAGATCCGCCCCACCGACGTGTTCCGCCCGCTCGGCGAGGTCGTCCGCGAGGCCGAGGAAACCAGCCCGCCGACCACCCACCCGACCGTGATCACCCACCCGGTGACCGGCGAGGAAATCCTCTACATCTCCGAGGGCTTCACCGACTCCATCGCCGACGCCGACGACGAGAACCTGCTCCACGACCTGCTCGAGGCCGTCGGAATGCTCGACGAGACGTTCACGCACCCGAACATCCTCAAGCACCCGTACGTGCCCGGCGAGATCGTCATCTGGGACAACCGCGCCCTGTGCCACCGCGCGCTGCACGTCACCCACGACGGCCCGGCCGCCTCGCACCGCCTCACCGTCCTCGACGAGCACCCGCTGTCCGTCACCGACTGA
- the smpB gene encoding SsrA-binding protein SmpB produces the protein MGKKKSNKKGASANPVIATNRRARHDYTILETHECGVVLVGTEVKALREGRASLNDAFATIDDGEVWLRGLHIPEYSHGNWTNHPPRRNRKLLLHRAEIDSLIGKTRDGNNTLVPLSLYFKDGRLKVELGLARGKQDYDKRQDIKRRTEEREITRELGRRVKGIKG, from the coding sequence ATGGGAAAAAAGAAGTCCAACAAGAAGGGCGCATCGGCGAACCCGGTGATCGCGACGAATCGTCGCGCCCGGCACGACTACACCATCCTGGAAACCCATGAGTGCGGTGTGGTGCTCGTCGGCACCGAGGTGAAGGCGCTGCGCGAGGGCCGCGCCTCGCTCAACGACGCCTTCGCCACCATCGACGACGGCGAGGTGTGGCTCCGCGGGCTGCACATCCCCGAGTACTCCCACGGCAACTGGACTAACCACCCGCCGCGCCGCAACCGAAAGCTGCTGCTGCACAGGGCGGAAATCGACTCGCTGATCGGCAAGACGCGCGACGGCAACAACACCCTGGTCCCGCTGTCCCTGTACTTCAAGGACGGCCGGTTGAAGGTCGAGCTCGGCCTGGCCCGCGGCAAGCAGGACTACGACAAGCGCCAGGACATCAAGCGCCGCACCGAAGAGCGCGAGATCACCCGCGAGCTGGGCCGGCGCGTCAAGGGCATCAAGGGCTGA